The following proteins come from a genomic window of Nocardioides albertanoniae:
- a CDS encoding GMC family oxidoreductase: MAREKITEAEYVVVGAGSAGCAVAGRLAAAGKSVILLEAGKRDKHNYLVTKPGMIGPLHAEPRLKKLVDWGYHTVPQQHARNRELPQPRGKVLGGSSSVNGLLWVRGNRANYDAWAAEGNTGWDADTVNDVYRGIEDYDGGSSDFRGVGGPIKVMKHPRPTEASLTFQQATSQTLDVKVLDDYNGAEQEGVSTFQQSGIDGLRYSTSRGYLHDQDLPSLTTLTSVHVSRIVIEGGRARGVEITTKRGPQTISATKEVIVSAGVFGSPQLLMLSGIGHPDHLAEHGISTLHDLPVGDNLHDHMFVPTTWEMPSAIHHGTAGYFAKAVLKEQTVGKSILGHTVFETVGFVRTSQATDVPDLQLHVLPWAYPSPNQDAPIRHDVDPRAALTVMSSLIYPRSRGTLRLRNADPSAAPLIDFNYLAEPGDKQVLLEGVEMIREIMASSAFGGQVKSEIHPGKAIDSEAMKDEVTNRATSIYHGVGSCRMGVDERAVVDPQLRVRGVEGLRVADASIMPSIIGGNTNAPAVMIGDRCAAFVLENS, from the coding sequence ATGGCACGAGAGAAGATCACCGAGGCCGAGTACGTGGTCGTCGGGGCGGGATCGGCCGGCTGTGCCGTCGCCGGACGGCTCGCGGCCGCGGGCAAGTCGGTCATCCTGCTCGAGGCCGGCAAGCGCGACAAGCACAACTACCTGGTCACCAAGCCCGGGATGATCGGGCCGCTGCACGCCGAGCCGCGGTTGAAGAAGCTGGTCGACTGGGGTTACCACACCGTGCCCCAGCAGCACGCCCGCAACCGCGAGCTCCCCCAGCCGCGCGGCAAGGTGCTCGGCGGGTCGTCCTCCGTCAACGGACTCCTGTGGGTGCGTGGCAACCGGGCCAACTACGACGCCTGGGCCGCCGAGGGCAACACCGGTTGGGACGCCGACACGGTCAACGACGTCTACCGAGGCATCGAGGACTACGACGGCGGCTCCTCCGACTTCCGCGGCGTGGGCGGGCCGATCAAGGTCATGAAGCACCCGCGACCGACCGAGGCGTCGCTGACCTTCCAGCAGGCGACCTCGCAGACCTTGGACGTCAAGGTGCTCGACGACTACAACGGCGCCGAGCAGGAGGGTGTCTCGACCTTCCAGCAGAGCGGCATCGACGGCCTGCGCTACTCGACCTCGCGTGGCTACCTCCACGACCAGGACCTGCCGAGCCTGACCACGCTCACCAGCGTGCACGTGAGTCGCATCGTGATCGAGGGCGGCCGTGCGCGTGGGGTCGAGATCACCACGAAGCGGGGACCGCAGACGATCTCGGCCACCAAGGAGGTCATCGTCTCGGCGGGCGTCTTCGGCTCACCGCAGCTGCTGATGCTCTCCGGGATCGGGCACCCCGACCACCTGGCCGAGCACGGGATCAGCACCCTCCACGACCTGCCGGTCGGCGACAACCTGCACGACCACATGTTCGTGCCCACCACCTGGGAGATGCCCTCCGCGATCCACCACGGCACGGCTGGCTACTTCGCCAAGGCCGTGCTCAAGGAGCAGACTGTCGGCAAGTCGATCCTCGGTCACACCGTCTTCGAGACGGTCGGGTTCGTGCGTACGTCGCAGGCCACCGACGTACCCGACCTGCAGCTGCACGTGCTCCCGTGGGCCTACCCGTCCCCCAACCAGGACGCACCGATCCGCCACGACGTCGACCCACGGGCCGCGCTGACGGTGATGTCGTCGCTGATCTACCCGCGCTCGCGAGGCACCCTGCGGCTGCGCAACGCCGACCCGAGCGCCGCGCCGCTGATCGACTTCAACTATCTCGCCGAGCCCGGTGACAAGCAGGTGCTCCTCGAGGGCGTCGAGATGATCCGCGAGATCATGGCCTCCTCCGCCTTCGGCGGCCAGGTCAAGTCCGAGATCCACCCCGGCAAGGCGATCGACTCCGAGGCGATGAAGGACGAGGTCACCAACCGGGCCACCTCGATCTATCACGGTGTCGGCTCCTGCCGGATGGGCGTCGACGAGCGGGCCGTGGTCGACCCACAGCTTCGCGTACGCGGCGTCGAAGGGCTCCGCGTCGCCGACGCCTCGATCATGCCGTCGATCATCGGCGGCAACACCAACGCTCCTGCGGTCATGATCGGTGACCGTTGCGCAGCCTTCGTGCTCGAGAACAGCTGA
- a CDS encoding succinic semialdehyde dehydrogenase: MTTETANTRGVRRPDWITEDILNELVSRVPSSTGSSWKLTEVYSGEVLVALPQSSPADVERAAAAGRAAQRQWAATPLPERLAVFRRAHELILRNQHKIADLIQAESGKARRIAFEEVCDPPMVISHYLKRAPKLLKDKTRPGVMPLLSSSIERHPPRGLIGIIAPWNFPFATGLSDAIPALMAGNAVLLKPDNKTALSPLFGISLLEEAGLPKGLFQVVCGEGPDVGPTLMDNVDYAMFTGSTATGKVIGEQAGRNLIGACLELGGKNPMIVLDDADIDETVAGSMFAVFGNTGQICMHIERIYIPDAMYDEFRDKFVAAVEGMRIEAAYAFGPDLGALISPDHLARVQSHVDDAVAKGATVLTGGKARPDIGPTFFEPTILEGTTKEMEHGVTETFGPVVSLHAYSTLDEAVELANDTDYGLNASVWTTDFKRAQAVATRIESGNVNINDGLAAAYASKSTPSGGMKKSGVGARHGDQGLLKYTETQNVATLKKQVMGPQGKQTFDDYAKQMQMSLRWMRKLRIR; encoded by the coding sequence GTGACCACCGAGACCGCCAACACCCGAGGCGTACGCCGCCCCGACTGGATCACCGAGGACATCCTCAACGAGCTCGTCTCACGGGTGCCGTCCTCGACCGGATCGTCGTGGAAGCTGACCGAGGTCTACAGCGGCGAGGTGCTGGTGGCGCTGCCCCAGTCCTCACCGGCCGATGTGGAGCGGGCGGCCGCGGCCGGGCGGGCAGCTCAGCGCCAGTGGGCGGCCACGCCTCTGCCCGAGCGGCTGGCGGTCTTCAGGCGCGCCCACGAGCTGATCCTGCGCAACCAGCACAAGATCGCCGACCTCATCCAGGCCGAGTCGGGCAAGGCCCGGCGGATCGCGTTCGAGGAGGTGTGCGACCCGCCGATGGTGATCTCGCACTACCTCAAGCGCGCCCCGAAGCTGCTCAAGGACAAGACGCGCCCCGGCGTGATGCCGCTGCTGTCGAGCTCGATCGAGCGTCACCCGCCACGCGGCCTGATCGGCATCATCGCGCCGTGGAACTTCCCGTTCGCGACCGGTCTCTCCGACGCCATCCCGGCGCTGATGGCCGGCAACGCGGTGCTGCTCAAGCCCGACAACAAGACGGCGCTCTCGCCCCTGTTCGGCATCTCGCTGCTCGAGGAGGCGGGCCTGCCCAAGGGTCTGTTCCAGGTGGTCTGCGGCGAGGGGCCCGACGTCGGCCCGACCCTGATGGACAACGTCGACTATGCGATGTTCACCGGGTCGACCGCCACCGGCAAGGTCATCGGCGAACAGGCCGGCCGCAACCTGATCGGCGCCTGCCTCGAGCTCGGCGGCAAGAACCCGATGATCGTGCTCGACGACGCCGACATCGACGAGACCGTCGCCGGCTCGATGTTCGCGGTCTTCGGCAACACCGGCCAGATCTGCATGCACATCGAGCGCATCTACATCCCGGATGCGATGTACGACGAGTTCCGCGACAAGTTCGTGGCCGCCGTCGAGGGGATGCGGATCGAGGCCGCCTACGCCTTCGGGCCCGACCTCGGAGCACTGATCTCGCCCGACCACCTGGCACGGGTGCAGTCGCACGTCGACGACGCGGTCGCCAAGGGCGCCACCGTGCTCACCGGCGGGAAGGCGCGCCCCGACATCGGGCCGACCTTCTTCGAGCCGACCATCCTGGAGGGCACCACCAAGGAGATGGAGCACGGGGTCACCGAGACCTTCGGGCCGGTCGTCTCCCTGCACGCCTACTCCACCCTCGACGAGGCGGTCGAGCTGGCCAACGACACCGACTACGGGCTCAACGCCTCGGTGTGGACCACCGACTTCAAGCGGGCCCAGGCCGTGGCGACCCGGATCGAGTCGGGCAACGTCAACATCAACGACGGCCTCGCCGCGGCGTACGCCTCCAAGTCGACGCCGTCGGGCGGCATGAAGAAGTCGGGCGTCGGCGCCCGCCACGGCGACCAGGGCCTGCTGAAGTACACCGAGACCCAGAACGTCGCCACCTTGAAGAAGCAGGTCATGGGGCCGCAGGGCAAGCAGACCTTCGACGACTACGCCAAGCAGATGCAGATGTCGCTTCGATGGATGCGCAAGCTTCGGATCCGTTGA